The genomic region CGTGGCGATGGCGGCCGAGCGCGTCAGGGATGCCCTGGCGGCCGGGGCCGAGGTGATCGTATCCGGATGCGCCGCATGCAAGGACAATCTCAAAAAGGGCGCGAAGGCCATCCCCAAGGGGGAACGCGGCAAGATCAAGATCATGGATATCACGGAGATTGTCGCTGACGCGATGGCATAGGAGTGAAGACTGGCGGCCCGGGCGTCTGCGGCGCCCCTTCCCCGGGGCTTGCCCCGGGGAGTGCCGCCTTATCCAGAGCGGGCCGTGCATCCTTGGGGTAGGTCTTCAGGGTCGCGGGCCGGTTTTTCTTCCGGGAAAAGCGCTCTTTCCTCGGTGTGCGGACCGGAGAGGCACGCTCATCCAGGGAGGCTCCAACCGCCGCCCTTCTAGATAAAGCGAAAAAGGCCGGGATGTGGCCGGCGGGATTGGGACCAGCGGTGCGAAGGGGCCGGCGTCGTCGGTGAGAGGCTCCGCCGGGAAGGCTTCCGGAAGACTATCAACGAGAAAAGGGGTGTATGGACGTGGGAGAAAAACCCTTGAGAAAAGAGATCACTGCCGGCAAGGTCCTCAAGAAGATCATGGCCGACCATTTTTATGAACTGGATGCTGCAGCCAAGAGCCGCAGCCCGAAGATCGCCTGGTGCACCAGCGTGGGGCCGGCGGAACTGCTGAGGGGGATGGGGTTTCTGGTGTATTTCCCCGAAAACCACGGCGCCATGCTGGGAGCCACCCGGATGGCGGCGGAGTTGATCCCCTACGCGAACGCCGTCGGCTACTCCCCCGATATCTGCTCCTACCTGACCTCCGACGTCGGATCCTACCTTCGGAAGCAAACGCCGCTCACCAAGGCCTACGGGATCGAATCGGTGCCGCTGCCCGATGTCCTGGTCTTCAACACCAACCAGTGCCGGGATGTGCAGGATTGGTTCGCCTGGTATTCCCGGGAATTGAACGTGCCGCTGGTCGGTCTTTACACGCACCGCGACATCGGCCCCATACACAAGTATGAGCTGGAGGACATCGCCCAGCAGATCCGCGACCTCATACCGCCGCTCGAAGAGATTGCGGGGACCCGTTTCGATATGGACCGCTTCAAGGGGGCGCTCGCCCTGTCGAGGAGGACATCGGAGCTTTGGCGGGCCTGCCTCGAGTCGGCGGCCGCGATCCCCTCGCCCTGGACCTTCTTCGATGCCACGATCCACATGGGCCCCGCGGTGGTGGCGCGCGGTACCCAGGCGGCGGTCGATTACTATGAACTGCTCCTGAAAGAGCTGCAGGAGCGGGTGGTGAACAAGGTGGCGGCGGTCGAGGGCGAGCGCCACCGGATCTATTGGGAGGGGATGCCGATCTGGGGCAAGTTGAGGCCGCTCTCCGATCAGTTCGCCTCCCTGAAGACCTGCGTCGTGGCCTCGACTTACTGCAACAGCTGGATCTTCGATCAACTGGACCCGAATGATCCATTTTTGAGCATGGCTCGCGCCTATACGGAGCTTTTCATCGTCCGCGACGAGCCTTACAAGGAGGCCTATATCCAGGATGCGCACGAGCGGTTCCGATTCGACGGCATCCTCTTCCACGACGCCAAGACCTGCCCCAACAACTCCAATAACCGCTACGGCATGCCCGAGAGGCTGAGCCGGAACCTGGGGATCCCCGTTCTGACGATCAACGGCGATCTGAACGATCTGCGCTGCTACAGCGAGGAACAGACGAAGACCAATATCGAGGCTTTTATCGAGCAGTTGGAAGAGGTTTGAGCGTTGGGAGGAATCTTTGCGGGTGTGGATGTCGGGGCCTCCCGCACCAAAGTGGCCCTGCTGGACGAGGATCGGAAGCTGATCGGCAAAGCTGTCTTGAAATCGGGCACGGATTTTTCGCGCACGGCCGAGGCAGGGCTGTCGGCGGCATTGGAGGAGGCCGGATGTGGGCGGCCGGAGATCCGGGGGTGTGTATCCACCGGATACGGCCGGAAAAACGTGACATTCCACAACGACACCAAGACCGAGATCAGCTGCCACGCGAAGGGCTGTTTCCACTATTTCCCGATGGCCATCACCATCATCGACATCGGCGGCCAGGACAACAAGGTCATCAAGCTGGACGACCATGGCCGGCGGATCAGTTTCAAGATGAACCGCAAGTGCGCCGCTGGGACGGGGGCCTTTCTGGAAGAGATGTCGGTTAGGCTCGATATCCCGTTGGAGGAGATGGACGGGCTGGCGGAGGCCTCCACGGATATGGTCGAACTGGGCAGTTATTGCACCGTTTTTTCGGCCACGGAAGTGCTGGAAAAGATCCGGCAGGGGAAAAAAGTCCCGGACATCGTCAAGGGGCTTTTTTTTTCGGTCCTGAAGCGGGTGCTCGAGATGGATTCCTTGACGGAGCGGGTCGTCATGACCGGCGGGGTCGTAGCGCACAATCCTTACCTCGTGAAGATGCTGGAGGAGCTGGTGGACCGGGAGATCCTGGTGCCGCCGTTTCCACAGCTGACCGGTGCGGTGGGGGCGGCCCTGTTCGCGCTGGAGGCCGCTTAGTTTCCGATTCGGAAATGAGGACTGTTCTTCACACCGTTCGCGTGCCGAGCTTCACACGAGAAGACACCGGCCAGGCGTCCTGCGGCTGTCTCGGGGCAGGCCTTTCATCATTCCGGGTTGAGGCCGGCCCGGCGCTGTTGGCTGGGAAGAAGACCTGCAGCCGTCTGCAGGGCACGGCTGAAGGCCGTGTAAAAATTCCGCGCTTTCAGGTGGAAGCGAAATGAAACGATAGGGGGAGGTTTGCACAATGACGAGAAGCAAGTGGATGCACATGGGTACCATCTTGAAGATGAACGCCTACAACTATCCCGACAAGTTGGGATGGCAGGACCGCAACAAGGAATTCACCTTCAAGCAATGGAACGAGCGCGCCTGTCGGTTCGCGAACGGGTTGGTCAAGCTCGGGGTGGGGCATAAGGACACCTTTTCGGTGATCGCTTACAACAGAGGGGAATGGATGGATATCTACGCCGGCTGCGCCAAAGGCGGACAGGTGGTGGTTCCCGTCATGTTCAGGTTGGCCGGACCCGAAATCGAGTTCATCGCGAATCACTCGGAGAGCAAGGCGTTCATCGTGGAGGCCCCCTTCGTGGATCTGATCAACAGCATCCGCGATAAGCTCTCGGTCCCCAAAGGGAACTACATCTACCTGGGCGATGGGCCTGCCCCCGAAGGGTATATCGGTTTCGAGGAATGGCTGGCGGCCTCCTCGCCGGAAGAGCCGGATTGGGTGGTGGATGCCGACGACATCTGGACCATCATGTACACCTCGGGGACGACCGGCCGCCCCAAGGGCGTCATGAAGACCCACGAGAGCTTCATGGCGATGTACTATCTGAACCTTGTCAACATGGGCGTCCGGCCGACCGACAAGGTGATGCTGGTGATGCCGATGTGCCATGTCAACTCCATCTATTATTCATTTCCGTACACGCTCATCACGGCGCCCGTGTTCGTCAACAACATGGTGAGCTTCGACCCCGAAGATCTCCTGCGGACGATCGAAAAGTACAAGATCACCTTCACCTCCCTGGTGCCTACGCATTACATCATGATGCTGGCGCTGCCCGACGAGGTCAAAAACAGCATCGACGTTTCTTCCATACGGCAGTTGCTGATTTCGTCCGCACCCGCCCGGAAAGATCTCAAGCTCGCGATCATGGAATACTTCAAGAACGCCGAGTTGTGGGAGGCTTACGGCAGCACCGAAGGCGGGCTGGTAACGCTCCTCAGGCCCGAAGACCAGTTCAAGAAGCTCGGTTCGATCGGCAAGGAGATCTTCGGTACGGACCGCATCCGGATCCTGGATGAAGACCGCAACGAGGTGCCGGACGGCGAGGTGGGCGAGCTCTTTTACCGCACCCCGATGCTCTTCAAGGAGTACCTGAAGGAGCCCGAAAAGACCAAGGAGGCCTTTTTCGAGGGCTGGTCCTCGGCCGGTGATATGGTCCGGCGCGACGAGGATGGTTACTATGCCCTGGTCGACCGCAAGGCCAACATGATCATCACCGGCGGCGAGAATGTTTATCCCTCGGAGGTCGAGAATGTGGTCGGATCGCACGACGCGGTGAAGGATGTGGCCATCATCGGGATCCCGGACGAAAAATGGGGAGAAACCATCAAGGCGGTGGTCGTTCTGCACGCGGGATACGAGCCGTCCCCGGATCTGGCCAAGGAGATCATGGACTTCTGCAAAGGCAGACTTGCAGGTTTCAAGCGGCCGAAGAGCGTCGATTTCATTGCCGACGACCAGATGCCGAGAACCCCGACTGGAAAGATCCTGCACCGGATCCTGCGGGAAAAATACGGAAAATGGAGCGACGCCTGATCCAAGACCGGTAGGGGGAGCAGACAAAGAGCAGACGGTATGGCTGAAGCTGTTGAACTTGCACCATCATGGCGTCCACTCGAGCGAGGGGCGCGAAAATACCATTCCAGATGGAAACGGGCTCATGCCCGCCAATCATTTCCAGATGGACACTAATCAATCGGGAGGGTTTGTATCATGTTGAAGAAAGCGTTTATTCCTTACAAGGGCTATTACTCGACCCCGTTCTGCCGCTGGCAGGGCAGCATGGCCAATGAGAACGCCATTTCACTGGCCGCCAACACCGCCAAGCGATGGCTGGCGCAGAAGAACTGGGATCCGAAGATGTACGAGTACCTGGTTTTCGGGAACACCATCGGGCAGCACCACCAGTTCTACGCGAGCCCCTGGGCCGCCGCCCTCATGGGATCGGGCGCAACGCCCGGGCTGATCCTGAGCCAGGCCTGCACCACGTCGATGACCTGCATCTTCACCGCCGCGATGGGCGTCGAGGCCGGTTGGTACACGGTGGCTTCCGCGCTCATGACGGACCGCTGCTCCAACGGACCCCACACGATTTGGCCCAACCCGATGGGACCGGGTGGAGAGGTCATTTCGGAGAACTGGCTGATGGACAATTTCAACAGCGATCCGAATGTCGGCCTCAAGATGATCGAGACCGCGGAAAACGTGGCCAAAGAAGGCGGGTTCACCAAAGAGCAGTGCGACGAACTGACCCTCAGGCGGTACGAGCAGTACAACGAATCGCTCGCCAATGACCGGGAATTCCAGAAGCGTTACATGTTCCCCGCGGAGGTGGTCATCTCGAAGAAGAAGAGCCTCCTGATCGAAGAAGACGAGGGCATCACGCCTACGACCAAAGAGGGGCTGGCCAAGCTGAAGCCCGTCATCCCGGGCGGCGTCCACAGCTTCGGTGCCCAGACGCACCCCGCCGACGGCAACTGCATGGTGACCGTCACCACGGAGGCCAAGGCCAAGGAACTCAGCGCCGACCCCGCGGTCAGCATCCAGGTGGTCTCGGGCGGCTATTCCCGTGAGCGTCCGGGTTACATGGCCGCCGCACCGGTTCCCGCCGCTCGTCTGGCGCTCGAGAAGGCCGGTCTCAAGATCGAGGACATCAAGGTCATCAAGACCCATAACCCGTTTATCGTGAACGATCTCTATATGAGCCGGCAGATGGGGCTCGACCCGTTCAAGTTCAACAACTACGGCTGCTCGCTCGTCTACGGCCACCCGCAGGGACCGACCGCGGGCCGCATCATCATCGAGGGGATCGAAGAGACGGTCAAGCTCGGTGGCGGCTACTTACTCTGGGCCGGCTGCGCAGCGGGTGACACGGGCGGTTCGTTGATTCTCAAGATCTCGTAACCCGCCCTTTAGTTGACCTTCAGTCTTCAATTTGTTATGAAAGATCGTCCCTCTCGAAGGGGGGCGGTCTTTTTTTTGAACCTCTGATCGAAGAACGACCAGCAAGGCATGGAGCATGCGGACCTTTCCGATCGTTGGAAAGGGCTCGATCCCGATTCAGCCGCGGCGGTGGGGAACCCCGGGCCCATGCATGCGATTCGGCTTTGGGCGCGGAGTGCGAGGGAGTTGGCTTGTTTTTTAGACGAAATCCGTATTTGAGGGTCGGCGCGCCATGATGAAAATGGTGATCTTCCAGTCGCTGGGTGGACTGGGCCTGTTCCTGTTCGGCATGAAGATCATGTCGGAAGGGCTGCAGCGCGTGGCCGGCAGCAAAATGCGGCAGATATTGGGTTTTGTTTCCAACAACCGGCTGATCGGCTGTCTGGTGGGGACGGGTGTCACTAGCGTGATCCAGAGTTCGAGCGCGATGACGGTCATGCTGGTCGGGTTTGTGGACGCGGGCCTCATGACGCTGCGCCAGGCCATCGGCGTCACCCTCGGGGCGAACATCGGGACGACGGTCACGGCACAGCTGATCGCGTTCAAGATCGAAGACTATGCGCTGCCGGCCGTTGCGCTGGGCGTGCTGCTGAAGTTTTTCATCGGCCGGAAGAAATGGCGTTATGTTGGAGACGTCATGTTGGGATTCGGATTGGTCTTTTTCGGGCTGAGCCTCATGAAGACCGGATTCGCGCCGCTCCGAACCAACCCGACCTTCATCGCCTTTTTCACCAAGTTCCAGGCCGACACGCTTGTCGGGATCATGCTCTGCGTCCTGGCCGGTGCGGTCCTCACGATGATTCTGCAGAGTTCCAGCGCGACGGTGGGCATTACCATGGCCCTGGCGAGCCAGGGACTGCTGAGTTTCGAGGCGAGCGTCGCCCTCATCCTGGGGGAGAACGTCGGTACGACGGTCACCGCACAGCTGGCGGCGGTCGGTGCGAGCGACACCGCGCGTGAGACGGCGATGGCGCACAGCCTTTTCAACGTATTGGGCGTTTTCAACATCATTCTGATCTTCCCTTACTTCGTGGACCTCGTGTCCTGGGCCACCTCCCTCATGTTCGAGGAGGGCGGAGCCCGTCTGCTGGTCGATGGCGAATACCCTTATGTCGCCCGCTATATCGCGAATGCGCACACGCTGTTCAATGTCGTGAATGCCGTCGTCTTTCTGGGGCTGCTGCCTTATCTCGTACGGGCCGCCGTCTGGCTGACCCCGGGCAAGGCCAAAGAGGATGTGATGGAGGAGATGCACCACGTCAAATACCTCGACAGCCGTTTCGTCGAGACGCCTTCGGTCGCCATTGGACAGGCGCGTGCCGAGACCATTCGAATGGGCGAGATCGTCGAGGTCATGTACAACGACGTGGTGAACTGCCTGAAAGACCGGCAGATGGGGGAGTTGTCCAAGTGGCGGAAGCGTGAGGACGCCGTGGACATCCTGCAGAAAGAGATCACTCAGTTCCTCGTGCGGGTTGTCCAGGGCCCGATTACACCCGAAGAGTCGAAAGAGGTCAATTCGTTGATCCGCATGGTCAACAACTTCGAGCGCATGGGGGATGCGGTCGAGAACCTCGCCGAACTCATTCAGGAGCTGATCGAGCAGGATCTCCATCTTTCGGAGGGCGGCCTGTACGATTACCAGGTGATTTCGGATGAAGCGAGGCGGTTTATCCGGTTGATCATCGACGCCATGAAAAAGGATGACAAGACGGTCATGGGCAGGGCGCAGGTCTTGGAAGACAGCATCAACAACATGCGCGAGGAGATGCGCGGCAATTACCTCATGCGCCTCCAGAGCGGTATCTGCACGGTGGATCCCGGCCTGATCCTGGTGGACATGCTGACGGCCTTTGAGAAGATCGGCGACTACTGCTACAACATTGCCCAGGCTGTGGCGGGAGTGAAATAGTTAGCCGGAAATGGTCTTTTTTGCCCATCTCGGCGTCAATCTGCACGTTTGCTTGTGTGGCGACCCGCAGGTCGCCTCCTGCCGGAAATGGTCTTTTTTGCCCATCTCGGCGTCAATCTGCACGTTTGCTTGTGCGGCGACCTGCAGGTCGCCTCCGCACAAACGCTGGATTGACTTGATCTGGGCAAAAAATCCTCATTTCCGGCCTGTAGGCGATGTCGTGAGGGATGTTTTTCTCAGGTGAGAAAACTGACGAAGGTCGTCTTCGCCTTAGGCTGGAAGCTTAATATGGCCGGGTAATCTATCTCGTGGAGGGGCTTGCGTCCTGCGGAATGTTCCTTTGCGGGTTGGGAAGCCGAAAGGGCCTTGCAGTTCTTTTTGGATGGGATGGGTCATGTGGTTGCCGGTTGGCCTGTGCGGGGAAGGTATAGCGGCTGAGGGCCGTAAAAAGCGCCTGCCCAGCATCGGTTGGCCTGTGCGGGGGAGGAACAGGGGTCTTGCCGG from Desulfatiglans anilini DSM 4660 harbors:
- a CDS encoding 2-hydroxyacyl-CoA dehydratase subunit D; this encodes MDVGEKPLRKEITAGKVLKKIMADHFYELDAAAKSRSPKIAWCTSVGPAELLRGMGFLVYFPENHGAMLGATRMAAELIPYANAVGYSPDICSYLTSDVGSYLRKQTPLTKAYGIESVPLPDVLVFNTNQCRDVQDWFAWYSRELNVPLVGLYTHRDIGPIHKYELEDIAQQIRDLIPPLEEIAGTRFDMDRFKGALALSRRTSELWRACLESAAAIPSPWTFFDATIHMGPAVVARGTQAAVDYYELLLKELQERVVNKVAAVEGERHRIYWEGMPIWGKLRPLSDQFASLKTCVVASTYCNSWIFDQLDPNDPFLSMARAYTELFIVRDEPYKEAYIQDAHERFRFDGILFHDAKTCPNNSNNRYGMPERLSRNLGIPVLTINGDLNDLRCYSEEQTKTNIEAFIEQLEEV
- a CDS encoding acyl-CoA dehydratase activase, which produces MGGIFAGVDVGASRTKVALLDEDRKLIGKAVLKSGTDFSRTAEAGLSAALEEAGCGRPEIRGCVSTGYGRKNVTFHNDTKTEISCHAKGCFHYFPMAITIIDIGGQDNKVIKLDDHGRRISFKMNRKCAAGTGAFLEEMSVRLDIPLEEMDGLAEASTDMVELGSYCTVFSATEVLEKIRQGKKVPDIVKGLFFSVLKRVLEMDSLTERVVMTGGVVAHNPYLVKMLEELVDREILVPPFPQLTGAVGAALFALEAA
- a CDS encoding class I adenylate-forming enzyme family protein: MTRSKWMHMGTILKMNAYNYPDKLGWQDRNKEFTFKQWNERACRFANGLVKLGVGHKDTFSVIAYNRGEWMDIYAGCAKGGQVVVPVMFRLAGPEIEFIANHSESKAFIVEAPFVDLINSIRDKLSVPKGNYIYLGDGPAPEGYIGFEEWLAASSPEEPDWVVDADDIWTIMYTSGTTGRPKGVMKTHESFMAMYYLNLVNMGVRPTDKVMLVMPMCHVNSIYYSFPYTLITAPVFVNNMVSFDPEDLLRTIEKYKITFTSLVPTHYIMMLALPDEVKNSIDVSSIRQLLISSAPARKDLKLAIMEYFKNAELWEAYGSTEGGLVTLLRPEDQFKKLGSIGKEIFGTDRIRILDEDRNEVPDGEVGELFYRTPMLFKEYLKEPEKTKEAFFEGWSSAGDMVRRDEDGYYALVDRKANMIITGGENVYPSEVENVVGSHDAVKDVAIIGIPDEKWGETIKAVVVLHAGYEPSPDLAKEIMDFCKGRLAGFKRPKSVDFIADDQMPRTPTGKILHRILREKYGKWSDA
- a CDS encoding thiolase family protein, producing the protein MLKKAFIPYKGYYSTPFCRWQGSMANENAISLAANTAKRWLAQKNWDPKMYEYLVFGNTIGQHHQFYASPWAAALMGSGATPGLILSQACTTSMTCIFTAAMGVEAGWYTVASALMTDRCSNGPHTIWPNPMGPGGEVISENWLMDNFNSDPNVGLKMIETAENVAKEGGFTKEQCDELTLRRYEQYNESLANDREFQKRYMFPAEVVISKKKSLLIEEDEGITPTTKEGLAKLKPVIPGGVHSFGAQTHPADGNCMVTVTTEAKAKELSADPAVSIQVVSGGYSRERPGYMAAAPVPAARLALEKAGLKIEDIKVIKTHNPFIVNDLYMSRQMGLDPFKFNNYGCSLVYGHPQGPTAGRIIIEGIEETVKLGGGYLLWAGCAAGDTGGSLILKIS
- a CDS encoding Na/Pi cotransporter family protein translates to MMKMVIFQSLGGLGLFLFGMKIMSEGLQRVAGSKMRQILGFVSNNRLIGCLVGTGVTSVIQSSSAMTVMLVGFVDAGLMTLRQAIGVTLGANIGTTVTAQLIAFKIEDYALPAVALGVLLKFFIGRKKWRYVGDVMLGFGLVFFGLSLMKTGFAPLRTNPTFIAFFTKFQADTLVGIMLCVLAGAVLTMILQSSSATVGITMALASQGLLSFEASVALILGENVGTTVTAQLAAVGASDTARETAMAHSLFNVLGVFNIILIFPYFVDLVSWATSLMFEEGGARLLVDGEYPYVARYIANAHTLFNVVNAVVFLGLLPYLVRAAVWLTPGKAKEDVMEEMHHVKYLDSRFVETPSVAIGQARAETIRMGEIVEVMYNDVVNCLKDRQMGELSKWRKREDAVDILQKEITQFLVRVVQGPITPEESKEVNSLIRMVNNFERMGDAVENLAELIQELIEQDLHLSEGGLYDYQVISDEARRFIRLIIDAMKKDDKTVMGRAQVLEDSINNMREEMRGNYLMRLQSGICTVDPGLILVDMLTAFEKIGDYCYNIAQAVAGVK